Proteins encoded in a region of the Balaenoptera musculus isolate JJ_BM4_2016_0621 chromosome 21, mBalMus1.pri.v3, whole genome shotgun sequence genome:
- the LOC118887945 gene encoding LOW QUALITY PROTEIN: claudin-22-like (The sequence of the model RefSeq protein was modified relative to this genomic sequence to represent the inferred CDS: inserted 1 base in 1 codon) codes for MALIFRAVAQLAGISLSLLGWVLSCLTNYLAQWKNLNLDLNEMENLTMGLWQTCVTQEEVGMQCKDXSFLALPAELRISRILMFLSNGLGFLGLLVSGFGLDYLRTGERQQDVKKRLLILGGVLFWAAGVTALAPVSWVAHRTVQEFWGETIPEIVPRWEFGEALFIGWFAGFSLLLGGCLLNWAACGTQVPLASGHYAVAETSPHCLHLEMKTTQLKL; via the exons ATGGCTTTAATTTTTAGAGCTGTGGCACAATTAGCGGGAATTTCACTATCTTTGCTGGGATGGGTTTTATCCTGTCTTACAAACTACCTGGCACAATGGAAAAATCTCAACCTGgacttaaatgaaatggaaaacttgACCATGGGACTCTGGCAGACCTGCGTCACCCAAGAGGAAGTGGGGATGCAATGCAAGG CTTCTTTCCTGGCTTTGCCTGCTGAGCTCAGGATCTCCAGGATTTTAATGTTCCTCTCAAACGGCCTGGGATTCCTGGGCCTGCTGGTGTCGGGGTTTGGCCTGGACTACTTGAGAACTGGAGAGCGACAGCAGGATGTGAAGAAGCGGCTGTTAATCCTGGGAGGAGTTCTGTTCTGGGCAGCAGGAGTCACAGCCCTTGCTCCTGTCTCTTGGGTCGCCCACAGGACAGTCCAGGAGTTCTGGGGTGAGACCATCCCCGAGATTGTGCCCAGGTGGGAGTTTGGGGAGGCCCTCTTTATCGGCTGGTTTGCTGGATTCTCTCTCCTGCTCGGAGGGTGTCTGCTAAACTGGGCCGCCTGCGGGACCCAGGTTCCCCTGGCTTCCGGCCACTATGCAGTGGCAGAAACGTCGCCTCACTGTCTACACCTGGAGATGAAAACCACTCAGCTGAAACTCTAA
- the LOC118887944 gene encoding putative claudin-24, which yields MALVFRVAMQFVGILLSLLGWVLSIITTYLPHWKNLNLDLNEMENWTVGLWQTCVTQEEVGMQCKDFDSFLALPAELRISRILMFLSNGLGFLGLLVSGFGLDCLRIGERQQDVKKRLLILGGILFWAAGVTALAPVSWVAHRTVQEFWDETIPEIVPRWEFGEALFIGWFAGFSLLLGGCLLNWAACGTQVPLASGHYAVAEMQTQCSHLENGTANPSV from the coding sequence ATGGCTTTAGTCTTTAGAGTAGCAATGCAATTCGTTGGAATTTTGCTATCTCTGCTGGGATGGGTTTTATCCATTATTACAACTTATTTGCCACATTGGAAAAACCTCAACCTGgacttaaatgaaatggaaaactggACCGTGGGACTCTGGCAGACCTGTGTCACCCAAGAGGAAGTGGGGATGCAATGCAAGGACTTTGATTCTTTCCTGGCTTTGCCCGCTGAGCTCAGGATCTCCAGGATTTTAATGTTCCTCTCAAACGGCCTGGGATTCCTGGGCCTGCTGGTGTCGGGGTTTGGCCTGGACTGCTTGAGAATTGGAGAGCGACAGCAGGATGTCAAGAAGCGGCTGTTAATCCTGGGAGGAATTCTGTTCTGGGCAGCAGGAGTCACAGCCCTTGCTCCTGTCTCTTGGGTCGCCCACAGGACAGTCCAGGAGTTCTGGGATGAGACCATCCCCGAGATTGTGCCCAGGTGGGAGTTTGGGGAGGCCCTCTTTATCGGCTGGTTTGCTGGATTTTCTCTCCTGCTCGGAGGGTGTCTGCTAAACTGGGCCGCCTGCGGGACCCAGGTTCCCCTGGCTTCCGGCCACTATGCAGTGGCAGAAATGCAAACTCAGTGTTCACACCTGGAAAATGGAACTGCCAATCCTTCAGTGTAA